A region of Esox lucius isolate fEsoLuc1 chromosome 3, fEsoLuc1.pri, whole genome shotgun sequence DNA encodes the following proteins:
- the LOC105024996 gene encoding WW domain-containing adapter protein with coiled-coil isoform X1, producing the protein MVMHARKQPRLSDGCNDRRDSQPYQTHKSLPKSQSTSLHRHDKMRDGLSDPTPPYKMLRRSDESPVNKQCDGSSKTKPFNTLRGTSCSPQDSLHNHSSNSHTKAPDTPHEPADDWSEHISSSGKRYYYNCRTEVSQWEKPKDWLEREQRQKDLSKKESNTFPKDRDYRREAVDSATTKNASGDKPSSTSAPSQSSSSSSNQGLNQASGSNPAPSSSSSTVPVSPSVQSQASGLLQDPALLRQLLPALQATLQMNNGSMDMTKINDVLAAAVTQASLQSMLHKLLTAGPPAFNITALLSQAAQYSSSQAAQQASQSPVSLTSDASSPRSYLSPRNGTPQTNLLAQKPLLSMTPAPSQPKVTPVKPGPVPQQASAEKRPEDPRTLQQRSSQGSSPGHNGSASGSSSNPNAPSAQTSTPGSFTPSLASHFDENLIRHVQNWPAEHMEKQASRLREDAHNMGSLYMSEICTELKNLRSLVRVCEIQATLREQRILFLRQQSKELDKLKNQNSYMV; encoded by the exons ATGGTAATGCATGCAAGGAAACAACCGAGACTCAGCGATGG GTGCAACGACCGAAGGGATTCACAACCCTATCAG ACCCACAAATCCCTGCCAAAGAGTCAATCTACCAGCCTTCACCGTCACGATAAAATGCGAGATGGCTTGTCAGATCCTACGCCACCCTACAAAATGCTTCGACGATCCGATGAAAGTCCAGTCAACAAGCAGTGTGACGGATCCAGCAAAACCAAACCATTTAACACCCTCCGAG GGACCAGCTGCTCTCCACAAGACAGTTTGCACAACCACAGCTCCAACTCTCACACGAAGGCTCCAGACACC CCTCACGAACCGGCGGACGACTGGTCCGAGCACATCAGCTCCTCTGGGAAACGGTACTACTACAACTGCAGAACTGAGGTCTCGCAGTGGGAGAAGCCCAAAGACTGGCTGGAGAG AGAGCAGAGGCAAAAGGACCTGTCTAAGAAGGAGTCCAACACCTTTCCTAAGGACCGGGACTACCGCCGGGAGGCTGTGGACTCTGCCACCACCA agaACGCTTCAGGAGACAAACCATCCTCCACCTCTGCTCCTTCGcagtcttcctcctcttcctccaatcAGGGCCTGAACCAAGCATCCGGCTCTAACCCCGCCCCctcgtcctcttcctccacgGTCCCGGTGTCCCCCTCTGTCCAATCCCAGGCCTCTGGTCTGCTCCAAGACCCCGCCCTCCTGCGCCAGCTCCTCCCAGCGCTGCAGGCCACATTGCAGATGAACAATGGCAGCATGGACATGACCAAGATCAATGACG TCCTGGCGGCTGCTGTCACCCAGGCTTCCTTGCAGTCTATGCTTCATAAACTCCTCACTGCTGGACCGCCCGCTTTCAACATCACTGCTCTGCTTTCCCAAGCTGCCCAGTACTCCTCCAGCCAAG CGGCTCAGCAGGCGAGCCAGTCGCCCGTGTCGCTGACGTCCGACGCCTCCTCGCCCCGCTCCTACTTGTCCCCCCGGAACGGCACCCCCCAGACCAACCTCCTCGCTCAGAAACCCTTGCTCAGCATGACCCCTGCCCCGTCGCAGCCAAAG GTTACTCCGGTGAAACCAGGACCAGTTCCTCAACAGGCTTCGGCAGAGAAGCGTCCAGAAGACCCCCGGACTCTCCAGCAGCGAAG CAGCCAAGGGAGTTCACCAGGACACAATGGCAGCGCCAGTGGCAGTTCCTCGAACCCCAACGCCCCCTCAGCCCAGACCAGCACTCCCGGCTCCTTCACTCCCTCGCTGGCTTCTCACTTTGATGAGAACCTCATCAGGCACGTCCAGAACTGGCCCGCCGAGCATATGGAGAAGCAG GCGTCGCGGTTACGGGAGGATGCCCACAACATGGGGAGCCTCTACATGTCTGAGATCTGCACGGAACTCAAAAACCTCCGGTCTTTGGTCCGAGTTTGTGAGATTCAGGCGACGCTGAGGGAACAAAG AATCCTGTTCCTGCGACAGCAGAGCAAAGAACTGGACAAGTTGAAGAACCAGAACTCTTACATGGTCTGA
- the LOC105024996 gene encoding WW domain-containing adapter protein with coiled-coil isoform X2: MVMHARKQPRLSDGCNDRRDSQPYQTHKSLPKSQSTSLHRHDKMRDGLSDPTPPYKMLRRSDESPVNKQCDGSSKTKPFNTLRGTSCSPQDSLHNHSSNSHTKAPDTPHEPADDWSEHISSSGKRYYYNCRTEVSQWEKPKDWLEREQRQKDLSKKESNTFPKDRDYRREAVDSATTKNASGDKPSSTSAPSQSSSSSSNQGLNQASGSNPAPSSSSSTVPVSPSVQSQASGLLQDPALLRQLLPALQATLQMNNGSMDMTKINDVLAAAVTQASLQSMLHKLLTAGPPAFNITALLSQAAQYSSSQAAQQASQSPVSLTSDASSPRSYLSPRNGTPQTNLLAQKPLLSMTPAPSQPKVTPVKPGPVPQQASAEKRPEDPRTLQQRSQGSSPGHNGSASGSSSNPNAPSAQTSTPGSFTPSLASHFDENLIRHVQNWPAEHMEKQASRLREDAHNMGSLYMSEICTELKNLRSLVRVCEIQATLREQRILFLRQQSKELDKLKNQNSYMV; encoded by the exons ATGGTAATGCATGCAAGGAAACAACCGAGACTCAGCGATGG GTGCAACGACCGAAGGGATTCACAACCCTATCAG ACCCACAAATCCCTGCCAAAGAGTCAATCTACCAGCCTTCACCGTCACGATAAAATGCGAGATGGCTTGTCAGATCCTACGCCACCCTACAAAATGCTTCGACGATCCGATGAAAGTCCAGTCAACAAGCAGTGTGACGGATCCAGCAAAACCAAACCATTTAACACCCTCCGAG GGACCAGCTGCTCTCCACAAGACAGTTTGCACAACCACAGCTCCAACTCTCACACGAAGGCTCCAGACACC CCTCACGAACCGGCGGACGACTGGTCCGAGCACATCAGCTCCTCTGGGAAACGGTACTACTACAACTGCAGAACTGAGGTCTCGCAGTGGGAGAAGCCCAAAGACTGGCTGGAGAG AGAGCAGAGGCAAAAGGACCTGTCTAAGAAGGAGTCCAACACCTTTCCTAAGGACCGGGACTACCGCCGGGAGGCTGTGGACTCTGCCACCACCA agaACGCTTCAGGAGACAAACCATCCTCCACCTCTGCTCCTTCGcagtcttcctcctcttcctccaatcAGGGCCTGAACCAAGCATCCGGCTCTAACCCCGCCCCctcgtcctcttcctccacgGTCCCGGTGTCCCCCTCTGTCCAATCCCAGGCCTCTGGTCTGCTCCAAGACCCCGCCCTCCTGCGCCAGCTCCTCCCAGCGCTGCAGGCCACATTGCAGATGAACAATGGCAGCATGGACATGACCAAGATCAATGACG TCCTGGCGGCTGCTGTCACCCAGGCTTCCTTGCAGTCTATGCTTCATAAACTCCTCACTGCTGGACCGCCCGCTTTCAACATCACTGCTCTGCTTTCCCAAGCTGCCCAGTACTCCTCCAGCCAAG CGGCTCAGCAGGCGAGCCAGTCGCCCGTGTCGCTGACGTCCGACGCCTCCTCGCCCCGCTCCTACTTGTCCCCCCGGAACGGCACCCCCCAGACCAACCTCCTCGCTCAGAAACCCTTGCTCAGCATGACCCCTGCCCCGTCGCAGCCAAAG GTTACTCCGGTGAAACCAGGACCAGTTCCTCAACAGGCTTCGGCAGAGAAGCGTCCAGAAGACCCCCGGACTCTCCAGCAGCGAAG CCAAGGGAGTTCACCAGGACACAATGGCAGCGCCAGTGGCAGTTCCTCGAACCCCAACGCCCCCTCAGCCCAGACCAGCACTCCCGGCTCCTTCACTCCCTCGCTGGCTTCTCACTTTGATGAGAACCTCATCAGGCACGTCCAGAACTGGCCCGCCGAGCATATGGAGAAGCAG GCGTCGCGGTTACGGGAGGATGCCCACAACATGGGGAGCCTCTACATGTCTGAGATCTGCACGGAACTCAAAAACCTCCGGTCTTTGGTCCGAGTTTGTGAGATTCAGGCGACGCTGAGGGAACAAAG AATCCTGTTCCTGCGACAGCAGAGCAAAGAACTGGACAAGTTGAAGAACCAGAACTCTTACATGGTCTGA
- the LOC105024996 gene encoding WW domain-containing adapter protein with coiled-coil isoform X3: MVMHARKQPRLSDGCNDRRDSQPYQTHKSLPKSQSTSLHRHDKMRDGLSDPTPPYKMLRRSDESPVNKQCDGSSKTKPFNTLRGTSCSPQDSLHNHSSNSHTKAPDTPHEPADDWSEHISSSGKRYYYNCRTEVSQWEKPKDWLEREQRQKDLSKKESNTFPKDRDYRREAVDSATTKNASGDKPSSTSAPSQSSSSSSNQGLNQASGSNPAPSSSSSTVPVSPSVQSQASGLLQDPALLRQLLPALQATLQMNNGSMDMTKINDAAQQASQSPVSLTSDASSPRSYLSPRNGTPQTNLLAQKPLLSMTPAPSQPKVTPVKPGPVPQQASAEKRPEDPRTLQQRSSQGSSPGHNGSASGSSSNPNAPSAQTSTPGSFTPSLASHFDENLIRHVQNWPAEHMEKQASRLREDAHNMGSLYMSEICTELKNLRSLVRVCEIQATLREQRILFLRQQSKELDKLKNQNSYMV, translated from the exons ATGGTAATGCATGCAAGGAAACAACCGAGACTCAGCGATGG GTGCAACGACCGAAGGGATTCACAACCCTATCAG ACCCACAAATCCCTGCCAAAGAGTCAATCTACCAGCCTTCACCGTCACGATAAAATGCGAGATGGCTTGTCAGATCCTACGCCACCCTACAAAATGCTTCGACGATCCGATGAAAGTCCAGTCAACAAGCAGTGTGACGGATCCAGCAAAACCAAACCATTTAACACCCTCCGAG GGACCAGCTGCTCTCCACAAGACAGTTTGCACAACCACAGCTCCAACTCTCACACGAAGGCTCCAGACACC CCTCACGAACCGGCGGACGACTGGTCCGAGCACATCAGCTCCTCTGGGAAACGGTACTACTACAACTGCAGAACTGAGGTCTCGCAGTGGGAGAAGCCCAAAGACTGGCTGGAGAG AGAGCAGAGGCAAAAGGACCTGTCTAAGAAGGAGTCCAACACCTTTCCTAAGGACCGGGACTACCGCCGGGAGGCTGTGGACTCTGCCACCACCA agaACGCTTCAGGAGACAAACCATCCTCCACCTCTGCTCCTTCGcagtcttcctcctcttcctccaatcAGGGCCTGAACCAAGCATCCGGCTCTAACCCCGCCCCctcgtcctcttcctccacgGTCCCGGTGTCCCCCTCTGTCCAATCCCAGGCCTCTGGTCTGCTCCAAGACCCCGCCCTCCTGCGCCAGCTCCTCCCAGCGCTGCAGGCCACATTGCAGATGAACAATGGCAGCATGGACATGACCAAGATCAATGACG CGGCTCAGCAGGCGAGCCAGTCGCCCGTGTCGCTGACGTCCGACGCCTCCTCGCCCCGCTCCTACTTGTCCCCCCGGAACGGCACCCCCCAGACCAACCTCCTCGCTCAGAAACCCTTGCTCAGCATGACCCCTGCCCCGTCGCAGCCAAAG GTTACTCCGGTGAAACCAGGACCAGTTCCTCAACAGGCTTCGGCAGAGAAGCGTCCAGAAGACCCCCGGACTCTCCAGCAGCGAAG CAGCCAAGGGAGTTCACCAGGACACAATGGCAGCGCCAGTGGCAGTTCCTCGAACCCCAACGCCCCCTCAGCCCAGACCAGCACTCCCGGCTCCTTCACTCCCTCGCTGGCTTCTCACTTTGATGAGAACCTCATCAGGCACGTCCAGAACTGGCCCGCCGAGCATATGGAGAAGCAG GCGTCGCGGTTACGGGAGGATGCCCACAACATGGGGAGCCTCTACATGTCTGAGATCTGCACGGAACTCAAAAACCTCCGGTCTTTGGTCCGAGTTTGTGAGATTCAGGCGACGCTGAGGGAACAAAG AATCCTGTTCCTGCGACAGCAGAGCAAAGAACTGGACAAGTTGAAGAACCAGAACTCTTACATGGTCTGA